The genome window ACCGCGACCACTACAGCAGCAACTACGCCGATTCCGGCAAGGACTACGACACCTACAAGTCCGCCTATACCTATGGCCGCGAAGCCTCGCGCAGCGAGCTCTATCGCAATCGCCCCTGGGACGAGGTGCAGCCGCAACTGCAGAGCGACTGGGACAGCCGCAACGCCTCCTCGGGCGCCGGTTCGACCTGGGAGAACATGAAGGACGCGGTGCGCCATGGCTGGAACCGGCTGACCGATGACGACGATGCCGCTTACCGCAAGCACTGGAGCGCAACCTATGGCGCGGACGCCGGTTCCTACGACGAGTACCGCCCGGCCTATTCCTACGGCGAGCAGATGCGCCGCAACGCCCGCTACAGCAATCGCCAGTGGGACGAGGCCGAGAGCGACCTGCGCATGGACTGGGAGAGCCGCAATCCGAACGGGCCCTCGACCTGGGAGAAGATGAAGTCGGCCGTGCGCCAGGGTTGGGACAAGATGACCACCTGATCCCTGGGCCGGCCGGCTCGCGTCGGGCCGGCCTGTTCCGGGCCGGTTTCCCGTCGAAGCGGCGCACGAACAAGCTCATCCCGGCGCAGGCCGGGGATCCGGTTTCCCGCGCGCGCCTCTCAGGCCCACAGTAGCGGTGGGCGAGCAAACTTGGATCCCGGCCTTCGCCGGGATGACGGTGTTTGATGGTGCGATTGTTTGAAGTCGCGGGCTTCGGTGCTCGGGCGTCGAGGCCGCGGCTTGCGTTTGGCGGGGCGGCCGACTAGGCGGCGTCGCCCATGGGCAGGCTGATGCGGTTGCGCCCGAGGTGCTTGGCGCGGTAGAGGGCGGCGTCGGCGATGGCGACCAGCTGGCTGGCCGTGTTGTCGGGTCCGGCGATGGCGGTGGCGGCGCCGATCGAGACCGTGACGTGCTTGCCGCCGCCGAAGCGGCAGGGCAGCTGGAGCTGCTCGACCCGCGCGCGGATGCGCTCGGCCACGATGGCCGCGCCCTTGAGCGACTGGTTGGGCAGGATCACCGCGAATTCCTCGCCGCCATAGCGCGCCACCAGGTCGTTGGCGCGCATCTCGCTGGCCACCGCCTTGGCCACCCGCTTCAGGCACTCGTCCCCGCCCAGGTGGCCGTGGGCGTCGTTATAGGCCTTGAAGTTGTCGACGTCGACCATCAGGAGGGACAGCGGCTGCTGCTGGCGCAGGGCGCGCGCCCATTCGGCGTGCAGGGTGTCGTCGAAGCAGCGGCGGTTGGCCAGTCCGGTGAGGCCGTCGCGCGTCGCCAACTGCTCCAGGGCGACTTGGGCCATCTTTTCGTCGGTGAGGTCGCGCAGGGTTTCCACCACGGCCGACAGGCGGCCGCCGGCGTCATAGATCGGGCTGGCGTCGGCCGCCAGGTAGCGGCGCCGGCCGGCGCGCGGCATGTCGCACCAGCTCTCCAGCGAGAGCACGGCCGGCGCGCCGGCCGCGCCCTCGGTGCGTGGATAGATCTGGGGCACGGCCTCGCGGCCGTCGTCCAGGCGCCGGCGCAGCACGAGGTCGGCCAGGGTAGGGCGCTCCTGCTCGTAGAAGCTGCGCCAATGCTCGCTGGTGCCCACCATCTCGCCGGCCGGGACGCCGGTCAGCTCCTCGCAGGCGCGGTTCCAGATCATGACCCGGGCGCGGGTATCCAGCACGAACACGGGCACCGACAGGCTCGCCATCAACTGGCCGACGAAGGCCGCGTCCTGCACCGGGGATGCCGGCGGCGGAAGCTGGAGTCCTGTCTGGATACCCGTTGTGCTGATCATGGCGGTCCTTTGCGTTCACAGCAACAGCCGAATGGCTGCTGACTGGAGGCAATTTTGCTACCGCCGAGGAAACGCCTCATTGATTTTCAGCAAGTGCCCTTGCCCGTGGAAAGGCCGCTCAGGCTGCCGCCTCCATCCTCTCGCGCGGGGCGGGCGGGGGCGGGGCCCGCCCACCCCTGGCGGCCGCGACGACCTGCAGGACGCCGTCGAGCTTCCTCAAGGCGTCCCCGAGGCGCTGGCCAGCTTCCGGCGAATCTCCGGCCAGGCTGTCGTGCAGTTGCGACAATTCGGTGCGCAGGGAAACCAGGCGCCGGACCAGGCGCGGATCCGGTGTGGCCCGTCCAGGAGCTGCCACGCCCAGCGGGGCCTCGTCGCGGCAGACCAGGCTGCACAGCAGCTCGTCCTGCTCGGCCAGGGCCTGGTCGGCCATCCAGCGCGCCTCGCGCTCGGTGGCGAGCTGAAGCGCAAGGGTGTGGGCGCATTCGGCGCTGGCCAGGCTGCGGCGCAAGAGTATGCAGGCCAGCATCAGTCCGGCCAGCGCGGTCAGGGCGCAAGCCAGCAACTCGGGCGCGAGACTGCGCAGCGGGAGCGGCATGGCCTGGGCCGGCGCCGCGCCGAACAGCATGGCTAGGAAAAGCGTGGATTTGTACATAGCTTCCTTCTGACCAGATTCGGAACTTTCCGTAGGAAGGTAGCGTCTTTATCTGAAAAGAATATTGCTGATGCTCAAGAACGGTGCAGGGGAGGGGCCGCCGGCGGTGCGTGTCCACGGCCACCGGAAAGCTTGTTGAAGATATAATTCCGCCGAGCCGGGTCCGCCCGTCCCGTCCACCCGAACCGCGAAAAGCCCATGAAAAAAGCCCTGTCCTTGTTGCTCCTGGTGTCCGGCGCCGCGCTGGCCGACGATGCCGCCGTCCTGAAATGCCGCGCCCTGGCCGATACCGCGAGCCGGCTGGCGTGCTACGACGCGATGCCCCTGGCGGCAGCCGGGGCACCGGCGGCGCGCAGCGAGGCCGCCGTCCAGCCCGAAGCACGCTTCGGCCTGGCCGCTGCTCCCAAGCCGGTCAAGGACAAGGGACCGAAGATGATCCGCAGCACCGTGGCCGGCGCCTTCGAGGGCTGGTCGCCGGGCACCCGCATCGAGCTGGCCAATGGCCAGGTCTGGCGCGTCACCGAAGGCGAGGCGGTCCTGCCGCAAATGAACAATCCTCAGGTCGAGATCTCGCGCGGGGCGCTCGGCGGCTACCTGCTCCAGGTCGGCGGCTACGCCAGCACCGCGCGCGTCGCCCGCATCCAGTAAGCCAGGCCTCGCGCGACGGGCCGCCCCTTGGTGGGCGGCGGCGCTCTTCCTCCACGAACACGCCTGCAGCCAGCGCCCCCGGTCAAGGACCGGGCGAGGGCGCTGTCGCCTTTCCTACGGACCGCAAGCGGCCGGCCGGGGGCTGCGGATTGCGCCGCAGCACGCTATAATGGAAGGTTGACGAGAGGCTTACCGTGACTTACAGCATCAAAGAAATCTTCTACACCCTGCAGGGCGAAGGCGCCCATGCGGGGCGCCCGGCCGTATTCTGCCGTTTCTCGGGCTGCAACCTGTGGACCGGCCGCGAGCAGGATCGCGCCAGCGCGGTGTGCAGCTTCTGCGATACCGATTTCGTCGGCACCGACGGCGAGCGCGGCGGCAAGTTCAAGGACGCCGAGGCCCTGGCCGCCGAGATCGACAGCCTGTGGCCGGCCAGCTACACCCCCAGCAAATACGTGGTCTTCACCGGCGGCGAGCCGCTGCTGCAGCTGGACGCGGCCCTGATCGCCGCCATGCACGCGCATGGCTTCACCATCGCCATCGAGACCAACGGCACCCTGCCGGTGCCGGAAGGCGTGGACTGGGTGTGCGTGAGTCCGAAGATGGGCTCCACCCTGGTGGTCGAGAAAGGCAACGAGATCAAGGTCGTGATCCCGCAGGCGAACCAGGACCTGGCCGCCTACGAGCGCCTCGATTTCGAGAACTTCTACGTGCAGCCGATGGACGGCCCCCTGGCCGCCCACAACACGCGCCTGGCGATCGAGACCTGCCGGCGCAACCCCAAGTGGAAGCTCAGCCTCCAGACCCATAAACTCCTCCAGATTCCCTAAGCGCGATGCTGACCATTACCCGTAAACTGGAATTCGATGCCGGCCACCGGATTCCCGACCACAAGAGCCAGTGCCGCAACCTGCACGGCCACCGCTACACCCTCGAGATCACCCTGACCGGCGAAGTGATCGACGCCGACGGCAATTCCGACAACGGCATGATCATGGACTTCTCGGACGTCAAGGCGCTCGCCAAGCAGCACCTGGTCGACGTCTGGGACCATGCCTTCCTGGTCTACGAGAAGGACGAGAAGGTGCGCGACTTCCTGGCCTCGCTCCCTGGCCACAAGACCGTCGTGATCGACCGCATCCCGACCGTGGAAAACCTGGCCCAGGTGGCCTTCGGCATCCTCAAGACCGTGTTCACGGACCGCTACGGCACCGGCCTGCGCCTGCACAAGCTGGTGCTGCACGAGACCCCCAACTGCTGGGCCGAGATCGTCGATGCCTGATCGTTACATGGGGCTGGCCCTGCTCGAGGCGCGCAAGGCCTGGGAGCAGGGCGAGGTGCCGGTCGGCGCGGTGGTGGTGCGGGACGGCGAGGTGATCGCCACCGGCTACAACCAGCCGATCGGACGCCACGACCCCACCGCCCACGCCGAGATCATGGCCCTGCGCGCGGCCGCCGAAAAACTCGGCAACTACCGCCTGCCGGGCTGCGAGCTCTACGTGACCCTGGAGCCCTGCATCATGTGCTCCGGCGCCATGATGCATGCGCGCCTGGCGCGGGTGGTGTACGCCGCGGACGACCCCAAGACCGGCGCCTGCGGTTCGGTCCTCGACGTGTTCGCACAGGAGCGGCTGAATCACCATACCGAGGTGGTCAAAGGGGTGCTGGCCGAGGAGGCGAGCGCGCTCCTGAAAGCCTTCTTCGCCGAACGCCGCGCCCTGGCGCGCAAGACGCCCGCCGCCTGACCCGCCGCCCCGGCGGCGGCCGCTTCCTGCCGGTCCCGCGCCGGCGTTTGTCCGGCATGAGCGCCGCCGCCCTGGCGAAAGTGTTATGCTGATTCCACGCCGTCCCGCACGGCCACAGGAGAATCCGCTTAACCCAAGCAATGGCGCCCCACACACCCGGCGCCGACCGACTCAGCCATGCCGACTCTCAACGCCAACGGACTGCGCATCGCCTTCGACACCGCGGGCGACCCCAAATCCGTGCCCCTGCTGCTGGTGCACGGGCTGGGCATGCAGCTCACCGCCTGGCCCGAGGAATTCGTCGACGGCCTGGTGGAGCTCGGTTTCTACGTGATCCGCTTCGACCACCGCGACAGCGGCCTGTCGACCAAGTTCGAGCAGGCCGGCACGCCTCACCTGGGGCTGGCCCGTCTCAAGGCCCGCCTCGGCTGGCGCCTGCACCCGCCCTACACGCTGGAAGACATGGCCGAGGACGCCCTCGGCGTGCTCTCGGCCCTGGGCGTGGCGCGCGCCCACGTGGTCGGCGTGGCGATGGGCGGCATGGTGGCGCAGATCCTCGCCGCCCAGCATCCGCAGCGGGTCTTGAGTTTGACCTCGATCATGTCCAGCAGCGGTCGGCGCGGCCTGCCGGGGCCCACGCCCGTCGTGCGCAAGGCGCTGGCGCGCAAGCCCGCCAACAGCGCCGACATCGGCAGCGTCATCGAGCATGCCGTGGGCCTGATGCGGGCTATCGGCAGCCCGGCCTATCCCACTCCCGAAAAGACCCTGCGCAAGCGCCTCGCCCGCTCCCTAAGGCGAAGCTATTGCCCGAGCGGCATGGCGCGCCAAATGCTGGCGGTGACGGCCTCGGGCGACCGCAGCGCCTTGCTGCGTGCGATCAGCGCGCCCACTCTGGTCATCCACGGCGCCGCCGATCCGCTGGTGCCGCCCGCCTGCGGCGAAGACACCGCCCGCCAGGTCCCCGGCGCGCGCCTGGAAATCATCGAGGGCATGGGCCACGACCTGCCGCCGCAGCTGGCGGAGCGCCTGCTTGCCTTGATCGACGCCCATGCGCGGGGTAAGATGTTGCCAGACTCAACACCGCGCCTCTTCGTCAAACAGTGATCACCCCGAACATCGGCATCGCCATCGTGGCGCCGGGCGGCTACACGCCCGATCCCACGTCCGTCGAGCGCGCCATCGCGCGCCTCGAAGCCCAGGGCCACCTGGTCCACAACTATTACGATCACGGGGCGATCCATCAGCGCTTCGGCGGCACCGACGAGGCCCGCCTGGCCCAGCTCCATGCGGCGGTGCGCGATCCGGACATCCAGCTGATCGTCGCCCTGCGCGGCGCCTACGGCATGACCCGGCTGCTGCCCGACATCGACTTCGAGGCCATCGCCGCCAGCGGCAAGATCGTGGTCGGCTTTTCCGATGTCACCGCCTTGCAGATGGGCCTCTACCGGGCCACCGGCGCCCTGAGCTATGCCGGGCCGATGATCGCGGGCGACTTCGGCGCGCGCGAACCGGTGGCCTTCACCCTCGAGGATTTCTGGTCCTGTCTGGCCGGCCCGACCCACACCATCCGCGAACAGGCGGCCGGCAATCCGGCGCTGGACCTGCGCGGCACGGTCTGGGGCGGCAACCTGGCGATGATCGTCTCGCTGCTCGGCACGCCGTACTTCCCCGAGATCGAGGGGGGCATCCTCTACCTCGAGGACATCAACGAGCATCCTTTCCGCATCGAGCGCATGCTGCTGCAACTGCAGCAGGCCGGCGTGCTCGAGCGCCAGCGCGCCGTGCTGCTGGGCGATTTTTCCGGCTACAAGCTGGCGCCGACCGACAACGGCTACGACTTCGACAGCATGCTGGCCTATGTGCGCGGCAAGCTGGCGGTGCCGGTGCTGACCGGGCTTAGCTTCGGACACGGTCCCCGCCGGGTGACCATCCCCTTCGGCGCCCAGGGCCGGCTGCTGTCCGACGCCGCCGGCTTCACCCTCACGCTGTCGGATTATCCGACCCTGCGACGTGCCTGAGCGCCTCAGCGCACACACCTACTACCGGGCGAGCTGCTCGCCCGACACCTACCCAGCCTTGTCCGGCGCGCGCGAGTGCGCCGTCTGCATCATCGGCGCCGGCTTCGCCGGCCTGGGCACCGCCATGTCGCTGGCCGAGCGCGGCGAGCGCGACGTGGTCGTGCTCGAGGCGGAGGAGGTCGGCCACGGCGCTTCCGGCCGCAATGGCGGCTTCGTGTTCGGCGGTTTTTCGCTGGGCGAGCGGGCCCTGCAGCGCAGCGCCGGGCGGTCCGCGCGCCGGCTGTACGGCGACACCCTGGCCGCCGTGAACCTGATCCGCAAGCGCATCGCCCGCCACGAGATCGACTGCGACGTGCAGGAAAGCGGGGTGATCCTGGCCAACTGGTTCGACGACGACCGCATCCTGCTGGAGCAGCAGCGCTTCATGGCCGAGCACATGGGCGTCGAATGGCGCCACATCGGCCGCGCCGAGCTGGCCGACCAGCTGCGCACCACACGCTACCGGGGCGGGCTGTTCGAGCCGGACGCCTTCCACTTCCATCCGCTGCGCTACGCCCAGGGCCTGGCGCGCACCCTGGCGCGCCAGGGCGTGGCGATCCACGAGCACAGCCGTGTCACGGGCCTGAAGCGCACCCAAGGCGGCTGGCTGGTCTCGACCGGCCACGGTACGGTGTCCGCGCGCGAGGTGGTGGTGTGCTGCGGCGGCTACCTGGCCAGCCTGCACCGCCGCCTGCGCGCCGCCATCCTGCCGATCGCCACTTACGTGATGAGCACCGAGCCGCTGGGCGAACGCCTGGCCTCCAGCATCCGCACCCGGGCGGCGGTCTACGACACCCGCTTCGCCTTCGATTATTACCGCGTGCTGCCCGATACCCGGCTGCTGTGGGGCGGCCGGATCTCGATCCTGCACCGCTCGCCGCGCGCGGTCGCCCGACTGCTGTACGGCGACATGCTGCGGGTCTATCCCCAGCTCGCGGGCCTGCGGGTGGAACACGCCTGGAGCGGCCTGATGAGTTATGCGCGCCACAAGATGCCCCAGGTCGGCCGTTTGCCGGACGGCTTGTGGTACGGCATGGGCTTCGGCGGCCACGGCGTGGCCCCGACCACCCTGGCGGGCGAGCTGCTGGGCGGCGCCCTGACCGGCGAGCCGGGCCCGCTGCGCCAGTACGCACGCTGGGGCTTGCCCTGGACCGGTGGCCCGGCCGGACTGGCCGCGGCCCAGGCCACCTACTGGTATTACGGCCTGCGCGACCTGCTGCGCCGCTGAGTAGGCTGGCCGCCACGCCCCCTGCTAGGCCAGGAGGGGCGGCCGATGGTAAAATAGCCGGTTAATGTAAAGCGCGGGCAAATCTCGCGCAAAACCGCTCTTCCAAAGGTTTAACGTGCTCTCCACTGCCAATATCACGATGCAATTCGGCGCCAAGCCGCTGTTCGAAAACATTTCCGTCAAGTTCGGTGAAGGCAACCGCTATGGCCTGATCGGTGCGAACGGCTGCGGCAAGTCGACCTTCATGAAGATCCTCGGCGGCGACCTGGAGCCGTCGGCCGGCAATGTCAGCCTCGATCCGGGCGAGCGCCTGGGCAAGCTGCGCCAGGACCAGTTCGCGTACGAAGACGTGCGCGTGCTGGACGTGGTGATGATGGGCCACACCGAGCTGTGGAACGCCATCGCCGAGCGCGACGCGATCTACGCCAACCCGGAAGCCACCGACGACGACTACATGCGCGCCGCCGAGCTCGAAGGCAAGGTGGCCGAATACGACGGCTATTCGGCCGAGGCGCGCGCCGGCGAGCTGCTGCTGGGCGTGGGCATCTCGATCGACCTGCACCAGGGCCCGATGAGCGCCGTGGCGCCGGGCTGGAAGCTGCGCGTGCTGCTGGCCCAGGCCCTGTTCTCGAACCCGGACATCCTGCTGCTGGACGAACCGACCAACAACCTGGACATCCACACCATCCGCTGGCTCGAGAACGTGCTCAACGAGCGCAACTCGACCATGATCATCATCTCGCACGACCGTCACTTCCTGAACCAGGTCTGCACCCACATCGCGGACATGGACTACGGCACCCTGAAGGTCTATCCGGGCACCTACGACGACTACATGCTGGCCTCGACCCAGGCGCGCAACCAGCAGCTGGCGAACAACGCCAAGGCCAAGGAAAAAGTGGCCGAGCTGCAAGACTTCGTGCGCCGCTTCTCGGCCAACAAGTCCAAGGCCCGCCAGGCGACCTCGCGTCTCAAGCAGATCGACAAGATCAAGATCGAGGAATTCAAGCCGTCCTCGCGCGCCTACCCCTTCGTGCGCTTCGAGGGCGAGAAGAAGCTGCACCGCCTGGCGGTGGAAACCGAGGGCCTGACCAAGGCCTACGACCGTCCGCTGTTCAAGAATTTCTCGATCATGGTCGAGGCCGGCGAGCGGATCGCCATCATCGGCGCCAACGGCGCCGGCAAGACCACCTTGCTGCGCTGCATCGGTGGCGCCGAGATCACCGGTCTCGACGCCGACCAGGGCCGCACCAAGTGGGCCGAGAACGCCAACGTCGGCTATATGCCCCAGGATCCGACCGAGGAGTTCGCGAGCGACACCAACCTGACCGACTGGATGGGCCAGTGGACCCAGGAAGGCGACGACGACCAGGCCGTGCGCTCCATCCTCGGCCGCCTGCTGTTCGGCGGCGACGAAGTCAAGAAATCGGTGCGCGTGCTCTCGGGCGGTGAAAAGGGCCGCATGATGTACGGCAAGCTGATGCTGGGCCGCCACAACGTGCTGCTGCTGGACGAGCCGACCAACCACATGGACATGGAATCGATCGAGTCCCTGAACATCGCGCTCGACAAATACGCCGGCACCCTGATCTTCGTGTCGCACGACCGCGAGTTCGTGTCCTCGCTGGCGACCCGCATCCTGGAGATCCGCGAGAACGAGATCGTCGACTTCCAGGGCAATTACGAGGATTACCTGAAGAGCCAGGGCATCGACGCCTGATGCGGCAGGGCGGGGCGGCCAAGGCCGCTCCTGCGCGCCTCTTTTCATTGTGAGATCATACTTCGCATGAACACCGTACTCCCGATCAAGACCTTCGAATACGACCGGCCGGTCGCGGGCGCCGCCTGCACCGCCGAAGCCTGGGCGCGCACGCCCGCCCAACCCAGCGCGGAAGAGAAAATCGAGCTCAAGGCGCGCATCCGCCGCCTGCTCAAGGAGCGCGACGCCGTGCTGGTGGCCCACTACTACGTGGACGCCGAGCTGCAGGACCTGGCCGAGGAGACCGGCGGCTGCGTTTCGGATTCGCTGGAAATGGCGCGCTTCGGGCGCGACCATCCCGCCAAGACCCTGGTGGTGGCCGGGGTGCGCTTCATGGGCGAGACCTCGAAGATCCTGAACCCGGAAAAGACCATCCTGATGCCGGACCTGGACGCCACCTGCTCGCTCGACCTGGGCTGCCCGGCCGACGAGTTCGCGGCCTTCTGCGACCAGCACCCGGACCGCACCGTGGTGGTCTACGCCAACACCAGCGCCGCAGTGAAGGCGCGCGCCGACTGGATGGTGACTTCCTCGATCGGCCTGGACATCGTCAAGCACCTGCACGAGCAGGGCAAGAAGATCCTGTGGGCGCCCGACCGCCACCTGGGCGCCTACATCCAGAAGCAGACCGGCGCCGACATGCTGCTGTGGCAGGGCTCCTGCCTGGTGCACGACGAGTTCAAGGGCATCGAACTCGACCTGCTCAAGGCCGAACACCCGCAGGCCAAGGTGCTGGTGCACCCGGAGTCGCCGGCTGCCGTGGTGGCCCAGGCCGACGTGGTCGGCTCGACCACCCAGCTGATCAATGCGGCGCGCGAACTGGACGCCACCACCTTCATCGTGGCGACCGACAACGGGATCCTGCACAAGATGCGCATGGCCGCGCCGGGCAAGACCTTCATCGAAGCCCCGACCGCCGGCAACAGCGCCACCTGCAAGAGCTGCGCCCACTGCCCGTGGATGGCGATGAACGGCCTCAAGAACCTGGCCGAGGTGCTGGAAACCGGCGCCAACCAGATCCACGTCGATCCGGAAACCGGCCGCCAGGCCAAGCGT of Massilia sp. KIM contains these proteins:
- a CDS encoding diguanylate cyclase, which produces MASLSVPVFVLDTRARVMIWNRACEELTGVPAGEMVGTSEHWRSFYEQERPTLADLVLRRRLDDGREAVPQIYPRTEGAAGAPAVLSLESWCDMPRAGRRRYLAADASPIYDAGGRLSAVVETLRDLTDEKMAQVALEQLATRDGLTGLANRRCFDDTLHAEWARALRQQQPLSLLMVDVDNFKAYNDAHGHLGGDECLKRVAKAVASEMRANDLVARYGGEEFAVILPNQSLKGAAIVAERIRARVEQLQLPCRFGGGKHVTVSIGAATAIAGPDNTASQLVAIADAALYRAKHLGRNRISLPMGDAA
- the queE gene encoding 7-carboxy-7-deazaguanine synthase; its protein translation is MTYSIKEIFYTLQGEGAHAGRPAVFCRFSGCNLWTGREQDRASAVCSFCDTDFVGTDGERGGKFKDAEALAAEIDSLWPASYTPSKYVVFTGGEPLLQLDAALIAAMHAHGFTIAIETNGTLPVPEGVDWVCVSPKMGSTLVVEKGNEIKVVIPQANQDLAAYERLDFENFYVQPMDGPLAAHNTRLAIETCRRNPKWKLSLQTHKLLQIP
- the queD gene encoding 6-carboxytetrahydropterin synthase QueD — translated: MLTITRKLEFDAGHRIPDHKSQCRNLHGHRYTLEITLTGEVIDADGNSDNGMIMDFSDVKALAKQHLVDVWDHAFLVYEKDEKVRDFLASLPGHKTVVIDRIPTVENLAQVAFGILKTVFTDRYGTGLRLHKLVLHETPNCWAEIVDA
- the tadA gene encoding tRNA adenosine(34) deaminase TadA, whose protein sequence is MPDRYMGLALLEARKAWEQGEVPVGAVVVRDGEVIATGYNQPIGRHDPTAHAEIMALRAAAEKLGNYRLPGCELYVTLEPCIMCSGAMMHARLARVVYAADDPKTGACGSVLDVFAQERLNHHTEVVKGVLAEEASALLKAFFAERRALARKTPAA
- a CDS encoding alpha/beta fold hydrolase, encoding MPTLNANGLRIAFDTAGDPKSVPLLLVHGLGMQLTAWPEEFVDGLVELGFYVIRFDHRDSGLSTKFEQAGTPHLGLARLKARLGWRLHPPYTLEDMAEDALGVLSALGVARAHVVGVAMGGMVAQILAAQHPQRVLSLTSIMSSSGRRGLPGPTPVVRKALARKPANSADIGSVIEHAVGLMRAIGSPAYPTPEKTLRKRLARSLRRSYCPSGMARQMLAVTASGDRSALLRAISAPTLVIHGAADPLVPPACGEDTARQVPGARLEIIEGMGHDLPPQLAERLLALIDAHARGKMLPDSTPRLFVKQ
- the ldcA gene encoding muramoyltetrapeptide carboxypeptidase, which codes for MITPNIGIAIVAPGGYTPDPTSVERAIARLEAQGHLVHNYYDHGAIHQRFGGTDEARLAQLHAAVRDPDIQLIVALRGAYGMTRLLPDIDFEAIAASGKIVVGFSDVTALQMGLYRATGALSYAGPMIAGDFGAREPVAFTLEDFWSCLAGPTHTIREQAAGNPALDLRGTVWGGNLAMIVSLLGTPYFPEIEGGILYLEDINEHPFRIERMLLQLQQAGVLERQRAVLLGDFSGYKLAPTDNGYDFDSMLAYVRGKLAVPVLTGLSFGHGPRRVTIPFGAQGRLLSDAAGFTLTLSDYPTLRRA
- a CDS encoding FAD-binding oxidoreductase, producing MPERLSAHTYYRASCSPDTYPALSGARECAVCIIGAGFAGLGTAMSLAERGERDVVVLEAEEVGHGASGRNGGFVFGGFSLGERALQRSAGRSARRLYGDTLAAVNLIRKRIARHEIDCDVQESGVILANWFDDDRILLEQQRFMAEHMGVEWRHIGRAELADQLRTTRYRGGLFEPDAFHFHPLRYAQGLARTLARQGVAIHEHSRVTGLKRTQGGWLVSTGHGTVSAREVVVCCGGYLASLHRRLRAAILPIATYVMSTEPLGERLASSIRTRAAVYDTRFAFDYYRVLPDTRLLWGGRISILHRSPRAVARLLYGDMLRVYPQLAGLRVEHAWSGLMSYARHKMPQVGRLPDGLWYGMGFGGHGVAPTTLAGELLGGALTGEPGPLRQYARWGLPWTGGPAGLAAAQATYWYYGLRDLLRR
- a CDS encoding ABC-F family ATPase, with protein sequence MLSTANITMQFGAKPLFENISVKFGEGNRYGLIGANGCGKSTFMKILGGDLEPSAGNVSLDPGERLGKLRQDQFAYEDVRVLDVVMMGHTELWNAIAERDAIYANPEATDDDYMRAAELEGKVAEYDGYSAEARAGELLLGVGISIDLHQGPMSAVAPGWKLRVLLAQALFSNPDILLLDEPTNNLDIHTIRWLENVLNERNSTMIIISHDRHFLNQVCTHIADMDYGTLKVYPGTYDDYMLASTQARNQQLANNAKAKEKVAELQDFVRRFSANKSKARQATSRLKQIDKIKIEEFKPSSRAYPFVRFEGEKKLHRLAVETEGLTKAYDRPLFKNFSIMVEAGERIAIIGANGAGKTTLLRCIGGAEITGLDADQGRTKWAENANVGYMPQDPTEEFASDTNLTDWMGQWTQEGDDDQAVRSILGRLLFGGDEVKKSVRVLSGGEKGRMMYGKLMLGRHNVLLLDEPTNHMDMESIESLNIALDKYAGTLIFVSHDREFVSSLATRILEIRENEIVDFQGNYEDYLKSQGIDA
- the nadA gene encoding quinolinate synthase NadA, coding for MNTVLPIKTFEYDRPVAGAACTAEAWARTPAQPSAEEKIELKARIRRLLKERDAVLVAHYYVDAELQDLAEETGGCVSDSLEMARFGRDHPAKTLVVAGVRFMGETSKILNPEKTILMPDLDATCSLDLGCPADEFAAFCDQHPDRTVVVYANTSAAVKARADWMVTSSIGLDIVKHLHEQGKKILWAPDRHLGAYIQKQTGADMLLWQGSCLVHDEFKGIELDLLKAEHPQAKVLVHPESPAAVVAQADVVGSTTQLINAARELDATTFIVATDNGILHKMRMAAPGKTFIEAPTAGNSATCKSCAHCPWMAMNGLKNLAEVLETGANQIHVDPETGRQAKRAIDRMLDFAAAKKAKALPSGALEQNATLFSGVGPA